From Serratia fonticola:
TGGAAGCTAGTGGCACAGGCACGTGAAACGCTATAGGCATCGGTGTGCACGCTCATGCCGGTGCCAAGCACAATTTCCCGCGCAATGTTCGGCGCTTCAGGCATTTGCACCACCTGGCCAAATACCAGTTGTTCGATCAGGGCGGGATCGATGCCGCTACGCGCCAGCAGCTCGCTCACCGCAGTCTTGCCAAGATCGACCGCAGGTATACCGTGATAAGCGGTAGCCTGCTTGGCGAAAGGGGTACGCAGCCCTTGAACGATGGCGATACGGTCGCCGAGACGGGTAACCAGCGGCAATGCCTTACTCATAAACGCTCCTGAAGAGAGGCCGTCAATACAACGGACAAAAAGAGGTCTGACCTGATGAGGTCATTGTTAACCAAATGTTTACATTTGGCAAACCGGCAGAAGTGAAAACTGAGAGCGGGAGCAACTTTCTGGTAGGGGGTAAAGCGGTGCGGATACCAGCAGGGGCGCATATTACGCCCCTACGGGATCGGGTCGGGATTAACGCAGGCCGAGCTGGAAGATCATGGTTTCTGCCTGGCAAGAGAAGGTGAAATCCACATCCAATTGCACGCCGCCGTCAACCGGTTTAATGCTACTGCTGATGTCACAAGGATCGGACTCCACGCCGCGCGCCTTTTCAGTCAGTGCTGCCAGGGTTTGCTCTGCATCTTGCTGATTGGCAAACACTCGGCTGTAGGAAGCGGTGCAATCGGTGTTATCCATCACGGTTCCGACATCGACACAGCAGCAGGCCGCAGTTTCCTGAGCATTACATTTATTGATTGCATCTGACATAGTTGAAATCTCCTCACGGGCCGCGGTTAAGCTCGCCCAAATAGCCATTTATGATCTGGCGCAAATAAACAAAATTCTGTGTTTATTTTACTCCTCGGGCTTGCCAATCACTAGCCTTACTTTTTGTAAGCATTTTAAGTGACGGAAATCACATAACTAAATCGCCACTTGGTAAAAAAACATAAGAGTTTTGTTATGTATCGGTCGTTTTTTGTTATGTGGATCTCTTTTCTGATATCAATTTGGAAATATTTCAAAAACAAACTTGCAACATCTTAACAGGTCGGACCTATAATTCAGCCACTGGTCTGATTTGTCAGATTGATAACGGACCCTACAATCGCGCGCTCCATGTTACTTTGTGTAACATTGTTTAAATAATAAACACATAAAATGAGGTTTTGGTCATGAGCCAGAAAAACCTATTCACTAAATCAGCTCTCGCAGCTGCAGTGGCAATTATTTCTTCAAACGTATATGCCGCAGGATTCCAGCTGAACGAGTTTTCGGCGGCTGGTTTAGGGCGAGCCTATTCTGGCGAAGGCGCAATGGCGGATACCGCTGCCTCGGCAAGTCGTAACCCAGCAACCATGATGATGTTTGACCGCCCTTCTCTCTCTGCGGGCGCCGTTTTTATTGACCCAGACGTTAACATTACCGGCACCTCACCTTCAGGCCGCAGCCTGGATGCGAAGAACATTGCCCCGACCGCCTGGGTACCCAACCTGCACTACATTCAACCGCTGAATGACCAATGGGCCGTCGGCGCTTCCGTGACCAGCAACTATGGCCTGGCCACCGAATACAACGAAGGCTACACCGCTGGCTCCGTCGGCGGGACTACAGACCTGACTACCGCCAATATCAACCTGAGCGCCGCTTACCGTCTGAACCAACACTTCAGCTTCGGTCTGGGCTTTGATGCGGTGTATGCCAAAGCCAAAATCGATCGCTACGCCGGTGATTTACCACTGCTGATCGCAGGTTCAGGACAACTGCCTCCGGCGCTGGCTGGCCAGGTAGCTCAAATCCCTGCTGATACCCAGATTTCTCATCTGGAAGGCAATAAATGGGGCTATGGTTGGAACGCGGGCGTGCTGTATGAAGTGGATGAAAACAACCGCTACGGCTTTACCTACCGTTCTGAAGTGAAAATCGACTTTGACGGTGACTACAGAAGCAGCCTGCCTTCTGCCTTTAATCCTCTGCTCGGCAAACTCGGCCTGCCAATGGGAACCGACGGCAACAACGTCCCAGGTTCTCTGACCCTGAATCTGCCAGAAATGTGGGAAATTTCCGGGTATAACAAAGTGGCACCACAGTGGGCGATCCACTACAGCATGGCCTACACCAGCTGGAGCCAGTTCCAGGAGCTGAAAGCGACCGACAGCAACGGCAACACGCTGTTCCAGAAGCATGAAGGCTTCCGTGACGCTTACCGTATCGCGCTGGGTACTACCTACTTCTACGACGATAACTGGACCTTCCGTGGCGGTATCGCCTTCGACGATAGCCCGGTCCCAGCACAAAACCGCTCTATCTCGATCCCGGATCAGGATCGCGCCTGGATCAGCGCAGGTACCACTTACGCGTTCAATAAAGACGCTTCCGTCGACGTGGGTGTGTCCTACATGCACGGCCAGAAAGTCACCATCAAGGAAGGCCCATATACCTTCGAATCGAAGGGTTCAGCCTGGCTGTACGGTGCTGGCTTCAACTACCGTTTCTAATCTGTTTTCCTAAACAGAGACGTAAAAACGGCGGGATAATCCCGCCGTTTGTTTTTTCTGCTGATGCTCTAAACGGGCGCAGCAATGTGACGCCCCTACAAATTTAACTCTATTGCCATCAGTCAGGAAAGGCTTACCGTCGTGATGCTGTGCTCAGTTGACGGTGCGTACGACTCCGGTTTTTGTTCCGCAATTTCTTCCTGTACGACTACAGCGTCAGGCTCTGCCAACGGAGCAACTGGCTGCGCCTGCGGTAAAGCCGCGGTCAACGCCTGCAATGAACCGCCGCTGATACCGATTTCCTGGAGCAGGGAATCGATAACCGGGGCGTGCGTGCGGTAAGCGAGCGCGGCAGACATCGCCTGCTCGGCCAGGTTGCCGCCACCGACCGAAGCCGCCGTCGCACCTGCAGCACCGCCAGAACGGTTCAACCCATCAACCTGCAGGATCTTGATGCCGTCGATAGCCTTCATCGGCTCAACGGACTTCTCGATAATCGCCGGCAGTGCCTGCAGCAACGCCAGTTTGAACTTCAGGCTAGTCTGATCGCTGGAAAGCATGTTGACCGCTTCGTTCAACGCGCGCTGGGTTTCCGCCTCTGCCAAGCCTTTCTTACGCGCGGCTTCGGCCAGCTCAATGATGGCAGCGGCCTGCAGTTCAGCCGCCTCTTTCTCCGCACGGGCTTTCAGCGTCAGTTGCATCGCCTCGGTTTCCGCCCCTTGACGGGCTTCGATCAGAGCAACCTGTTTAGCACGATCGGCTTCGGCGGTCTGGCGCGTGGTTTCCACGTTTTGCTCCGCTTTCACCGCCTCGGTCAACGCGTCATTGGCGCGCGCCTGGGCCTGGGACTGTTGCTCAGACTTGGCAGCAATGGCGATGGCCTTATCCTGTTCGGCAATTTCCGTCACTTTTTTCTGCTCGATGGCAGCCATTTCCGTGACTTTATTCTGCTCGATCTCTTTGACGCGGATTTCACGCTCCGCCTCTACCTTACGGGTCCGTACCGCCTGCTCACGCTCGATTTCCGCCTCCTGAATCTGGCGCTCGGCGGAGATGCGGCTCTGCTCGGCCTCGCGGCGGCGTTCCGCTTCGAAGGTGGCGATCCGGGAGCTTTGCTCGGCGCTGCGGGTTTTGACCTGCTGCTCCTGCTCAAGCGACATGAAGGCTTCCTGCTGCTCGATCTCCAGCTTGCGTGACATGGCATCGCGGTTTTTCTCGCGTACTGCGACTTCCACGTCTTGCTCAACTTCGTTACGCTCGCGGCGACGGCGTTCGGTTTCCTGCGTCAGCTTGGTCAGACCTTCAGCATCGAAGGCGTTGTTAGGGTCGAAATACTCTTTCGAGGTCTGGTTAAAGTTGGTCAGCGATACGCTTTCCAGCTCCAGGCCGTTTTTCGCCAGATCTTCAGATACCGTGCTCTGCACGCCCTGCACGAAGTTTTCGCGCGTGTCTTGCAGGTCTTGCATGGTCATCTGCGCTGCGGTGGAACGTAAGGCATCGACAAACTTGTCTTCCACCAGTTGGCGAAGATCTTCCGGTGACAGCGTACGCTGGCCCAAAGTCTGTGCTGCAGTGGAAATCCCTTCAATGGTCGGTTGCACGCGGACGAAAAATGCCACCACCACGTCCACGCGCATTCTGTCCTTGGTGATCAGGCTGTCGTGCATGGCACGGCTGACCTCCAGCTTCAGGGTCTTCATGTTGATTTCAACAATCTCATGAAACACCGGCAGGGAGATGGCGCCACCGCTCAGCACGACCTTGAGACCGCCCAGACCGGTACGCACCAACGACTGTTCCGCCGAAGCGCGGCGATACAGGCGTGAAAAAATCAGTCCGATGATCAGCAGGACAACAAAGATGCCACCCGCAATCGAACCCCAAAACGTAAGACCATCACTAATTATCACCAGGGCTACCTCTCCATAAGTATTATCAAAATAATTCCGTTAAAACCGTGCTCACAGCAGGTCCGGCCAAGGGTTGGCGCTGCCGCTGAAGCGGGATCCGGAGATGCGCGCCGTAACCAGCACCTTGGCTCCACGCACAAAGGCGACATCCTCCTCATCCGGCTCGATCAAAATGTAATGGGTACGCCCATGCTCGTCAGTCAACCTGGCTTCTGCCGGGGAACCAGCCGTGGCCGTTGCGCTGGTCATAATTGCCATCCGGCCGACAAAGCTGTCCGTAGAAACCGCACTGCTCTCGTCACGAGGCAAGTAGCGAGCAATGCCACGGCCACACCAGCGCACGCTGAATACTGCGACAATAAAGGCAACGATCACCGCCAGCCACACCGGTAGTTCACCGCCTGCCAACCATTGCAGTATCAGGCCACTCAGTGAAAAACCGCCGAGAAACAGCACGATGATGACCAGCAGCGGCAGGCGCCCGATATGCAGCCAGCTCAGACCATGGGCGAAAACGTTCTCACCCAGGGTAATATCCGGATGGGAGTCTATAGCGGCATCGAAATGGCTGGAAAAGGAAGCACCGAGAAACACCGCCAGCGTTTCCAGCACGCCGATAAACAGCAGCAGGAGCAGAGCGATCAAGAAAGGGGCATTGCCTGAAGAAAGTAGGTCCATATTGGCGTTCTCCGTGCGCATCACAGCGAAAATATCGCGGCAGCAGAAAACCGGTAGGAAAGAGGGTACAAAACGCGGTAAAGGGTGATGCTGTAATCCGCTATAAACGATCCTTGTTCCACACCAGTCGGTTACCAAGCCACGGGCTCTGCCTTCCATGTAACCAGCGGCAGTCGCCTGGCGCAGATTTTAGCATTTGCTGCCCCGCCATCCCAGAAAATCCTTAGTAAAAATGATTATCATTTGCATAAAAAAAGGATCCCTAGACTCCAGGATCCTTTTTCAAACGCTATTCACCACAGGATAAGTTGAAAAAACTAATCCTTAGTTGGCAGAGTCGATCTCGTCCAGATCGCCCTGGATCGCCTTGGCATTCGGGTTTTCCTGCGGCTTGAGCACTCCGCCATTCGCCAGGAAGTCATGGCGTTGGAAATAGGCGTCACGCATCATCGCATAGGGATCGGAAGAGTTGCGCAGCAACCCATCGGAATCCAGCAGTTGAGCACGGGTTTCAACCCCTTCCACTACCCATTTACCTGCCGACATCCAGAAGGTGAGATAGCTCAGCACCGGATAAACGCTATCCGCCCAGTCGCCACCGTCTTCACGAATGGTGAAGCTGCCGTAGACCGGTAAGTGGACATACGGGCCGTAACCGACGCCGTAGTTCCCCAAGGTGCCACCGAAGCGGCGTGGTTCTTCACGCGCCAGTTTCGGGTTGGCCATACCGGCCACGTCGATCAGCCCGCCCATCCCCAACAGGGTGTTGAGGAAGAAACGGTTGAAGTGCTTCATGCCCTGATAAGGATTACCACGCAGAAATTCGTTCACCATGCTGGCTGGCTCTTCCAGGTTGGAAGTAAAGTTGCTCAAGCCATTACGCGCAGGCGTCGGGACGTAATCGCGCCATACCACCGCAACCGGGCGCAGCACGTAGGGATCCATCACGTTATAGTTGAAGTTAAACATCGCCCGGTTAAACCCTTCAAGAGGGTCGGAACGCCCTTGCGGATCGTCACCAGGCGAGCTGGCACAGCCTACCAATAACACCGTTGCGAAAGCCAGCCCAGTCAGGCGAAAGTTCATATTTATCTCCATGAAAACCCT
This genomic window contains:
- a CDS encoding YfcZ/YiiS family protein, translated to MSDAINKCNAQETAACCCVDVGTVMDNTDCTASYSRVFANQQDAEQTLAALTEKARGVESDPCDISSSIKPVDGGVQLDVDFTFSCQAETMIFQLGLR
- the fadL gene encoding long-chain fatty acid transporter FadL, which gives rise to MSQKNLFTKSALAAAVAIISSNVYAAGFQLNEFSAAGLGRAYSGEGAMADTAASASRNPATMMMFDRPSLSAGAVFIDPDVNITGTSPSGRSLDAKNIAPTAWVPNLHYIQPLNDQWAVGASVTSNYGLATEYNEGYTAGSVGGTTDLTTANINLSAAYRLNQHFSFGLGFDAVYAKAKIDRYAGDLPLLIAGSGQLPPALAGQVAQIPADTQISHLEGNKWGYGWNAGVLYEVDENNRYGFTYRSEVKIDFDGDYRSSLPSAFNPLLGKLGLPMGTDGNNVPGSLTLNLPEMWEISGYNKVAPQWAIHYSMAYTSWSQFQELKATDSNGNTLFQKHEGFRDAYRIALGTTYFYDDNWTFRGGIAFDDSPVPAQNRSISIPDQDRAWISAGTTYAFNKDASVDVGVSYMHGQKVTIKEGPYTFESKGSAWLYGAGFNYRF
- a CDS encoding flotillin family protein codes for the protein MIISDGLTFWGSIAGGIFVVLLIIGLIFSRLYRRASAEQSLVRTGLGGLKVVLSGGAISLPVFHEIVEINMKTLKLEVSRAMHDSLITKDRMRVDVVVAFFVRVQPTIEGISTAAQTLGQRTLSPEDLRQLVEDKFVDALRSTAAQMTMQDLQDTRENFVQGVQSTVSEDLAKNGLELESVSLTNFNQTSKEYFDPNNAFDAEGLTKLTQETERRRRERNEVEQDVEVAVREKNRDAMSRKLEIEQQEAFMSLEQEQQVKTRSAEQSSRIATFEAERRREAEQSRISAERQIQEAEIEREQAVRTRKVEAEREIRVKEIEQNKVTEMAAIEQKKVTEIAEQDKAIAIAAKSEQQSQAQARANDALTEAVKAEQNVETTRQTAEADRAKQVALIEARQGAETEAMQLTLKARAEKEAAELQAAAIIELAEAARKKGLAEAETQRALNEAVNMLSSDQTSLKFKLALLQALPAIIEKSVEPMKAIDGIKILQVDGLNRSGGAAGATAASVGGGNLAEQAMSAALAYRTHAPVIDSLLQEIGISGGSLQALTAALPQAQPVAPLAEPDAVVVQEEIAEQKPESYAPSTEHSITTVSLS
- a CDS encoding OB-fold-containig protein; the encoded protein is MDLLSSGNAPFLIALLLLLFIGVLETLAVFLGASFSSHFDAAIDSHPDITLGENVFAHGLSWLHIGRLPLLVIIVLFLGGFSLSGLILQWLAGGELPVWLAVIVAFIVAVFSVRWCGRGIARYLPRDESSAVSTDSFVGRMAIMTSATATAGSPAEARLTDEHGRTHYILIEPDEEDVAFVRGAKVLVTARISGSRFSGSANPWPDLL
- the mlaA gene encoding phospholipid-binding lipoprotein MlaA, which encodes MNFRLTGLAFATVLLVGCASSPGDDPQGRSDPLEGFNRAMFNFNYNVMDPYVLRPVAVVWRDYVPTPARNGLSNFTSNLEEPASMVNEFLRGNPYQGMKHFNRFFLNTLLGMGGLIDVAGMANPKLAREEPRRFGGTLGNYGVGYGPYVHLPVYGSFTIREDGGDWADSVYPVLSYLTFWMSAGKWVVEGVETRAQLLDSDGLLRNSSDPYAMMRDAYFQRHDFLANGGVLKPQENPNAKAIQGDLDEIDSAN